Proteins encoded within one genomic window of Ideonella dechloratans:
- a CDS encoding ABC transporter permease — MELAAKLIAPLRDPRELARKALMSLGVPLVAFAVFLLLWSTVAARIQTSLGAVPGPMAVAQQAVALVQDHFAERERERAFYERQDKRNAERLAEDPNYQPRHFQWTGKRTYLDQIATSLKTVFTGFLLATLVAVPLGILAGTSKWVQAAINPMVQLFRPVSPLAWLPIVTLIVSAVYVTNGEPMFEKSFLISAITVTLCSLWTTLINTAIGVTSVDKDLVNVGKVLQLPLATRVRKIILPSALPFIFTGMRLSLGVGWMVLIAAEMLAQNPGLGKFVWDEFQNGSAESLSRIMVAVFTIGGIGFALDRLMQMLQNLVAPR; from the coding sequence ATGGAACTCGCTGCCAAGTTGATTGCCCCCTTGCGCGACCCGCGCGAACTGGCCCGCAAGGCGCTGATGTCGCTGGGCGTGCCCCTGGTCGCCTTCGCCGTCTTCCTGCTGCTGTGGTCCACGGTGGCTGCCCGCATCCAGACCAGTCTGGGTGCGGTCCCCGGCCCCATGGCCGTGGCCCAGCAGGCCGTGGCCCTGGTGCAGGACCACTTCGCCGAGCGCGAACGCGAGCGGGCCTTCTACGAACGCCAGGACAAGCGCAACGCCGAGCGCCTGGCCGAGGACCCGAACTACCAGCCGCGCCACTTCCAGTGGACCGGCAAGCGCACCTACCTCGACCAGATCGCCACCAGCCTGAAGACGGTGTTCACCGGCTTCCTGCTGGCCACCCTGGTCGCCGTGCCGCTGGGCATCCTGGCGGGCACCTCCAAGTGGGTTCAGGCCGCCATCAACCCGATGGTGCAGCTGTTCCGCCCGGTCTCGCCGCTGGCCTGGCTGCCCATCGTCACGCTGATCGTCAGCGCGGTCTACGTGACCAACGGCGAGCCGATGTTCGAGAAGTCCTTCCTGATCTCGGCCATCACCGTGACGCTGTGCTCGCTGTGGACCACGCTGATCAACACCGCCATCGGCGTGACCTCGGTCGACAAGGACCTGGTCAACGTCGGCAAGGTGCTGCAGCTGCCGCTGGCCACCCGGGTGCGCAAGATCATCCTGCCCTCGGCCCTGCCCTTCATCTTCACCGGCATGCGCCTGTCGCTGGGCGTGGGCTGGATGGTGCTGATCGCCGCCGAGATGCTGGCCCAGAACCCCGGCCTGGGCAAGTTCGTCTGGGACGAGTTCCAGAACGGCAGCGCCGAATCGCTCAGCCGCATCATGGTCGCGGTGTTCACCATCGGCGGCATCGGCTTCGCGCTGGACCGCCTGATGCAGATGCTGCAGAACCTGGTCGCCCCGCGCTGA
- the purU gene encoding formyltetrahydrofolate deformylase: MSRPEEEFILTLSCRDTKGIVHNVSGLLYQAGCNIIDSQQFGDVQGEGATGLFFMRVHFEAPPHLADVATLENLFAHVREQFGMEARIRAAAQRPRLLLMVSQHGHCLNDLLFRWKSGQLPVDIPAIVSNHTTFASLAESYGIPFHHLPLVGGSDAETKRAQEKQIEALIESERIDLVVLARYMQILSREFCEQLRGRAINIHHSFLPSFKGAKPYYQAHARGVKLIGATAHYVTPELDEGPIIEQDVARVDHSLSAEDLTAVGRDVECVVLARAVRWHVERRVLINGHKTVVFR; encoded by the coding sequence ATGTCCCGTCCCGAAGAAGAATTCATCCTGACCCTGTCGTGCCGCGACACCAAGGGGATCGTCCACAACGTCTCGGGCCTGCTCTACCAGGCCGGTTGCAACATCATCGACTCCCAGCAGTTCGGTGACGTGCAGGGCGAGGGGGCGACCGGCCTCTTCTTCATGCGGGTGCATTTCGAGGCGCCGCCGCATCTGGCCGACGTGGCCACGCTGGAAAACCTGTTCGCCCATGTGCGCGAGCAGTTCGGCATGGAGGCGCGCATCCGCGCGGCTGCCCAGCGCCCGCGCCTGCTGCTGATGGTCAGCCAGCATGGCCACTGCCTGAACGACCTGCTGTTTCGCTGGAAGAGCGGCCAGCTGCCGGTGGACATCCCGGCCATCGTGTCGAACCACACGACCTTCGCCTCCCTGGCCGAGAGCTACGGCATCCCCTTCCACCACCTGCCGCTGGTGGGGGGCTCGGACGCCGAGACCAAGCGCGCCCAGGAGAAGCAGATCGAGGCGCTGATCGAATCCGAGCGCATCGACCTGGTGGTGCTGGCGCGCTACATGCAGATTCTTTCGCGCGAATTCTGCGAGCAGCTGCGCGGACGCGCCATCAACATCCACCACAGCTTCCTGCCCAGCTTCAAGGGCGCCAAGCCCTATTACCAGGCCCATGCCCGGGGCGTGAAGCTGATCGGCGCCACCGCTCACTATGTGACCCCCGAGCTGGACGAGGGCCCGATCATCGAGCAGGATGTGGCCCGGGTGGACCACTCCCTCTCGGCCGAGGACCTGACCGCCGTGGGCCGCGACGTGGAATGCGTGGTGCTGGCCCGCGCCGTGCGTTGGCATGTGGAGCGCCGCGTGCTGATCAACGGCCACAAGACCGTGGTCTTCCGCTGA
- a CDS encoding ABC transporter ATP-binding protein — translation MNAAVLLRPVSEAAAPPPHMRLVPATAALELRNVCKAYGQGDARSEVLHGLNLQVAPGEFVAIVGFSGSGKTTLINLLAGLTTADSGEVLKNGQPVTGPGPDRGIVFQSYSLMPWLSVRENVALAVDRVAQDKTAAERAAMVQRYVSMVGLTPAIDKKPAQLSGGMRQRVSVARALATDPDVLLLDEPLSALDALTRANLQDEIVRIWSEDQKTVVLITNDVDEALMVADRIIPLEIGPRAKLGPSFTVDIPRPRDRRAMNHDSRFQQLRAEITQHLLQLSQSHAASQGGQVVPLPVLTPRHGAERPEARRTPTLARLLGLRHAELAERIEAEAALPDMPAPGTERAPRSGDERFVEFSKLIKVYPTPKGPQTVVDGFDLKVRKGEFISVIGHSGCGKSTVLSMMAGLTDITDGVIILDGRQVTHAGPDRGLVFQAPSLVPWLSAFDNVMLGVAKVFPHASEAERRDTVAYYLNRVGLGSALHKHASELSNGMKQRVGIARAFALQPKMLLLDEPFGMLDSLTRWDLQEVLMEVWARSQVTAMMVTHDVDEAILLADRVVMMSNGPRAKIGKIMDVPLARPRTREALLAHPQYYALREELIGFLEDCGSQH, via the coding sequence ATGAACGCCGCCGTCCTGCTCCGTCCCGTGTCCGAAGCCGCCGCCCCGCCGCCCCACATGCGTCTGGTGCCCGCCACCGCCGCCCTGGAACTCCGCAACGTCTGCAAGGCCTACGGCCAGGGCGACGCCCGCAGCGAAGTGCTGCACGGGCTGAACCTGCAGGTGGCGCCGGGCGAGTTCGTCGCCATCGTCGGCTTCTCCGGCAGCGGCAAGACCACGCTGATCAACCTGCTGGCCGGCCTGACCACCGCCGACAGCGGCGAGGTGCTCAAGAACGGCCAGCCCGTCACCGGACCGGGGCCGGACCGCGGTATCGTGTTCCAGAGCTACTCGCTGATGCCCTGGCTGAGCGTGCGCGAGAACGTGGCCCTGGCGGTGGACCGGGTGGCACAGGACAAGACCGCCGCCGAGCGGGCCGCCATGGTGCAGCGCTATGTCTCGATGGTGGGCCTCACCCCGGCCATCGACAAGAAGCCGGCCCAGCTCTCGGGCGGCATGCGCCAGCGGGTCTCGGTGGCCCGCGCCCTGGCCACCGACCCGGACGTGCTGCTGCTGGACGAGCCGCTCTCGGCCCTGGACGCCCTGACCCGCGCCAACCTGCAGGACGAAATCGTCCGCATCTGGAGCGAGGACCAGAAGACCGTGGTGCTGATCACCAACGACGTCGATGAGGCGCTGATGGTGGCCGACCGCATCATCCCGCTGGAGATCGGCCCGCGGGCGAAGCTGGGCCCGTCCTTCACGGTGGACATCCCCCGCCCGCGCGACCGCCGCGCGATGAACCACGACTCCCGCTTCCAGCAGCTGCGCGCCGAGATCACCCAGCACCTGCTGCAGCTCTCGCAATCGCATGCCGCCAGCCAGGGCGGCCAGGTGGTGCCGCTGCCGGTGCTGACCCCGCGCCACGGCGCGGAACGCCCGGAGGCCCGCCGCACGCCCACGCTGGCCCGCCTGCTGGGCCTGCGCCATGCCGAACTGGCCGAGCGCATCGAGGCCGAGGCCGCCCTGCCCGACATGCCGGCGCCGGGCACCGAGCGCGCCCCGCGCAGCGGCGACGAGCGCTTCGTCGAGTTTTCCAAGCTCATCAAGGTCTACCCCACGCCCAAGGGCCCGCAGACGGTGGTGGACGGCTTCGACCTCAAGGTCCGCAAGGGCGAGTTCATCTCGGTCATCGGCCACTCGGGCTGCGGCAAGTCCACCGTGCTGTCGATGATGGCCGGCCTGACCGACATCACCGACGGCGTGATCATCCTGGATGGCCGGCAGGTCACCCACGCCGGGCCGGACCGGGGTCTGGTCTTCCAGGCGCCCAGCCTGGTGCCCTGGCTGAGCGCCTTCGACAACGTGATGCTGGGCGTGGCCAAGGTCTTCCCGCACGCCAGCGAGGCCGAGCGCCGCGACACCGTGGCCTATTACCTCAACCGCGTGGGCCTGGGTTCGGCCCTGCACAAGCACGCCAGCGAGCTGTCCAACGGCATGAAGCAGCGCGTGGGCATTGCCCGGGCCTTCGCCCTGCAGCCCAAGATGCTGCTGCTCGACGAGCCCTTCGGCATGCTGGACTCGCTGACCCGCTGGGACCTGCAGGAGGTGCTGATGGAGGTCTGGGCCCGCAGCCAGGTGACCGCCATGATGGTGACCCACGACGTGGACGAGGCCATCCTGCTGGCCGACCGCGTGGTGATGATGAGCAACGGCCCGCGCGCCAAGATCGGCAAGATCATGGACGTGCCGCTGGCGCGCCCGCGCACCCGCGAAGCCTTGCTGGCCCACCCGCAGTACTACGCGCTGCGCGAGGAGCTGATCGGCTTCCTGGAAGACTGCGGCAGCCAGCACTGA
- a CDS encoding CmpA/NrtA family ABC transporter substrate-binding protein translates to MSSSKSVIDRRRFVAGAAALAGSAGLSLPALAQKAGQPEKEALKFGFIKLTDCAPLVIAYEKGYFEDEGLNVQLEAQANWKVLLDRVIDGQLDGAHMLAGQPLGAAIGFGTKADIVTAFSMDMNGNAITVSNAVWAEMKKNLPMQGGKVEHPIKADALKKVVDAWKKEGKTFKMGMVFPVSTHNYELRYWLAAGGLNPGYYTAGDTSGTKNADVLLSVTPPPQMPATMEAGTIHGYCVGEPWNQQAVVKGIGVPVITDDEIWKGNPEKVFGVTKAWAEKYPNTHIAVVKALIRAGKWLDASMANRIEAVKLLSKSQYVGADAAVIGNSMTGTFEYEKGDKRPAPDFNIFFRNYATYPFYSDAIWYLTQMRRWGQIGEAKPDSWYIDTAKKVYRPDIYLQAAKALIAEKKLLDSEVPKTDGFKGVQSGFIDGVSYDGRKPNDYLAKFKIGLKANDKV, encoded by the coding sequence ATGTCCTCGTCCAAGTCCGTGATCGATCGTCGCCGCTTCGTCGCCGGGGCCGCCGCCCTGGCCGGCTCTGCCGGCCTGAGCCTGCCCGCACTGGCCCAGAAGGCCGGCCAGCCCGAAAAGGAGGCGCTGAAGTTCGGCTTCATCAAGCTCACCGACTGCGCCCCGCTGGTCATCGCCTATGAAAAGGGCTACTTCGAAGACGAGGGCCTGAACGTGCAGCTGGAGGCCCAGGCCAACTGGAAGGTGCTGCTGGACCGCGTGATCGACGGCCAGCTCGACGGGGCCCACATGCTGGCCGGCCAGCCCCTGGGCGCGGCCATCGGCTTCGGCACCAAGGCCGACATCGTCACCGCCTTCAGCATGGACATGAACGGCAACGCCATCACCGTGTCCAACGCGGTCTGGGCCGAGATGAAGAAGAACCTGCCGATGCAGGGCGGCAAGGTGGAACACCCGATCAAGGCCGATGCCCTGAAGAAGGTGGTCGACGCCTGGAAGAAGGAGGGCAAGACCTTCAAGATGGGCATGGTCTTCCCGGTCTCCACCCACAACTACGAGCTGCGCTACTGGCTGGCCGCGGGCGGCCTGAACCCCGGCTACTACACCGCCGGCGACACCAGCGGCACCAAGAACGCCGACGTGCTGCTCTCGGTCACCCCGCCGCCGCAGATGCCCGCCACCATGGAGGCCGGCACCATCCACGGCTACTGCGTGGGCGAACCCTGGAACCAGCAGGCCGTGGTCAAGGGCATCGGCGTGCCCGTCATCACCGACGACGAGATCTGGAAGGGCAACCCCGAGAAGGTCTTCGGCGTCACCAAGGCCTGGGCCGAGAAGTACCCCAACACCCACATCGCCGTGGTCAAGGCCCTGATCCGCGCAGGCAAGTGGCTGGATGCGTCGATGGCCAACCGCATCGAGGCGGTCAAGCTGCTGTCCAAGTCGCAGTACGTGGGTGCCGACGCCGCGGTCATCGGCAACAGCATGACCGGCACCTTCGAGTACGAGAAGGGCGACAAGCGCCCGGCGCCGGACTTCAACATCTTCTTCCGCAACTACGCCACCTACCCCTTCTACAGCGACGCCATCTGGTACCTGACCCAGATGCGCCGCTGGGGCCAGATCGGCGAGGCCAAGCCCGACAGCTGGTACATCGACACGGCCAAGAAGGTCTACCGCCCGGACATCTACCTGCAGGCCGCCAAGGCCCTGATCGCCGAGAAGAAGCTGCTGGACAGCGAGGTGCCCAAGACCGACGGCTTCAAGGGCGTGCAAAGCGGCTTCATCGACGGCGTGAGCTACGACGGCCGCAAGCCCAACGACTACCTCGCCAAGTTCAAGATCGGCCTGAAGGCCAACGACAAGGTGTGA
- a CDS encoding ANTAR domain-containing protein: MNLLSLLCPDDRDRPALLPLLQAAGWAVGDAPRQRGAALPAAGAADAPLLTVLWGTTEAVLAAAAPQAAPEDGREGLRLLCCPPPAAAQLPAWLALLETGQAAWLSPTVWSQPEALALSLSQAQAQARQRSQWRQAATRAQAQLDERKWVDRAKGVLMNARGISEDEAFRLLRGASMHAHLRLSELSRSVIEAAQWAEAVNRAGQLRMLSQRLVKLAAQRQAGVEVKRARGAQDEAAQRLQDNLAHLASLPLLDGQPAALREALTRAEQAWGALQRSLDGKAGLPLLAEADARAEELLQAAEALTAALEAGGARGALRIVNLCGRQRMRVQRLAKLALLAGLLNQPERLALLPALMDDFEATLRELEQAPLSTSDIRETLAAARDEWLRLLRALRGGPGIDVQGVLAASSDALLALFHRLTDSYERSLQLIMS, translated from the coding sequence ATGAACCTGCTGTCCCTGCTCTGTCCCGATGACCGTGACCGGCCGGCGCTGCTGCCGCTGCTGCAGGCCGCGGGCTGGGCCGTGGGGGACGCGCCGCGCCAGCGTGGTGCAGCGCTGCCCGCGGCCGGCGCCGCGGATGCACCGCTTCTGACCGTGCTGTGGGGCACGACCGAGGCGGTGCTGGCCGCGGCCGCGCCGCAGGCTGCGCCAGAAGACGGGCGGGAGGGGCTGCGGCTGCTGTGCTGCCCGCCACCGGCCGCGGCGCAGCTGCCGGCCTGGCTGGCGCTGTTGGAGACCGGGCAGGCGGCCTGGCTCTCGCCCACCGTCTGGTCGCAGCCCGAGGCGCTGGCCCTGAGCCTGAGCCAGGCGCAGGCCCAGGCCCGGCAGCGCAGCCAGTGGCGGCAGGCCGCCACGCGTGCCCAGGCCCAGCTGGACGAACGCAAGTGGGTGGACCGCGCCAAGGGCGTGCTGATGAACGCTCGCGGTATCAGCGAGGACGAGGCCTTCCGCCTGCTGCGCGGGGCGTCCATGCATGCCCACCTGCGGCTGAGCGAGCTCTCGCGCTCGGTGATCGAGGCGGCCCAGTGGGCCGAGGCGGTCAACCGCGCCGGGCAGCTGCGCATGCTGTCCCAGCGCCTGGTCAAGCTGGCCGCGCAGCGTCAGGCCGGGGTGGAGGTCAAGCGCGCCCGCGGCGCCCAGGACGAGGCGGCCCAGCGCCTGCAGGACAACCTGGCGCATCTGGCGAGCCTGCCGCTGCTGGACGGCCAGCCCGCCGCCCTGCGGGAGGCCTTGACGCGCGCCGAGCAGGCCTGGGGCGCCTTGCAGCGCAGCCTGGACGGCAAGGCCGGCCTGCCCCTGCTGGCCGAGGCCGATGCCCGGGCCGAGGAGCTGCTGCAGGCGGCCGAGGCGCTGACGGCGGCGCTGGAGGCCGGCGGCGCCCGCGGGGCGCTGCGCATCGTCAACCTGTGCGGCCGCCAGCGCATGCGGGTGCAGCGCCTGGCCAAGCTGGCCTTGCTGGCCGGCCTGCTGAACCAGCCCGAGCGGCTGGCCCTGCTGCCGGCACTGATGGACGACTTCGAGGCCACGCTGCGCGAGCTGGAGCAGGCGCCGCTGTCCACCTCGGACATCCGCGAGACCCTGGCGGCCGCCCGTGACGAATGGCTGCGCCTCTTGCGCGCCCTGCGCGGCGGGCCGGGCATCGATGTGCAGGGCGTGCTGGCGGCCTCCAGCGACGCGCTGCTGGCGCTGTTCCACCGCCTGACCGACAGCTACGAGCGCAGCCTGCAGCTCATCATGTCCTGA
- a CDS encoding DUF2946 family protein, producing MDEMVKAALAKWPHVPHCYGWLGLDARGDWYMRDDRTQAAGPFAQSKGSRILHDKLREFIERNYEADAQGCWYFQNGPQRVYVELEATPLVWRLRRDEAGALHIHAHTGQAAGPVAACWLDEAGHLYLQTAQGLGLVHSQDMALAADEVEAGRWDPQPVESATLPARFGFVRSPQAAAHA from the coding sequence ATGGACGAGATGGTGAAGGCGGCCCTGGCCAAGTGGCCCCATGTGCCGCATTGCTATGGCTGGCTGGGCCTGGATGCGCGGGGCGACTGGTACATGCGTGATGACCGCACCCAGGCCGCGGGGCCGTTTGCGCAGAGCAAGGGCAGCCGCATCCTGCACGACAAGCTGCGTGAGTTCATCGAGCGCAACTACGAGGCCGATGCCCAGGGCTGCTGGTACTTCCAGAACGGCCCGCAGCGGGTCTATGTGGAACTGGAGGCCACCCCCCTCGTCTGGCGCCTGCGCCGCGACGAGGCGGGCGCATTGCACATCCACGCCCACACCGGCCAGGCGGCAGGCCCGGTCGCGGCCTGCTGGCTGGACGAGGCGGGCCACCTCTATCTGCAGACTGCCCAGGGCCTGGGCCTGGTGCACAGCCAGGACATGGCCCTGGCGGCCGACGAGGTGGAGGCCGGCCGCTGGGACCCGCAGCCGGTGGAGAGCGCGACCCTGCCGGCGCGCTTTGGCTTCGTGCGCAGCCCGCAGGCGGCCGCCCATGCCTGA
- a CDS encoding YybH family protein, translated as MPSRAKAQTAALMASPDDVEGQFYEALREGDLDKVMAVWSEEDELLCVHPGGPRLVGAAAVRTGFEAVCSNGALNIHAENVRRMQTLGCAVHSVMERIEVNEDGAIRTGWVMATNVYLKTALGWRMVAHHASPASEDALPEIVEAPTVLH; from the coding sequence ATGCCTTCCCGTGCCAAAGCCCAGACCGCCGCGCTGATGGCCTCGCCGGACGATGTGGAGGGCCAGTTCTACGAGGCTCTGCGCGAAGGCGACCTGGACAAGGTGATGGCGGTCTGGTCCGAGGAGGACGAGCTGCTGTGCGTGCACCCGGGCGGCCCGCGCCTGGTGGGCGCCGCCGCGGTACGCACCGGCTTCGAGGCCGTCTGCAGCAATGGTGCGCTCAACATCCACGCCGAGAACGTGCGCCGAATGCAGACCCTGGGTTGCGCGGTGCACAGCGTGATGGAGCGCATCGAGGTGAACGAGGACGGCGCCATCCGCACCGGCTGGGTCATGGCCACCAACGTCTACCTCAAGACGGCCCTGGGCTGGCGCATGGTGGCCCACCATGCCAGCCCGGCTTCCGAGGACGCGCTGCCCGAGATCGTCGAGGCGCCGACCGTGCTGCACTGA
- a CDS encoding YheT family hydrolase — protein MQSYLAPLWLPGGHLQTIWGARVSRPNMGPRPVYRRERWTTPDGDFIDVDLRPAADALAPWLVLFHGLEGSSDSAYARAFAEVAAERGWSYAVPHFRGCSGEINQAPRAYHSGDFEEMGWILARLRARSGRPLMVVGISLGGNALLRWAGEAGDTAAAQVAAVAAVCSPLDLAAGGHAIGRGFNRQVYGRMFLSTMKPKAQAKLRQHPGLFDGERLRRVRTLYEFDDLFTAPLHGFRGVEDYWARASAKPHLARIRVPALALNARNDPFVPAASLPQADQVGRHVTLWQPTHGGHVGFPAGRFPGHVLHMPAAVADWLAAHA, from the coding sequence ATGCAGTCCTATCTCGCGCCCCTCTGGCTGCCCGGCGGTCATCTGCAGACCATCTGGGGGGCGCGCGTGTCCCGCCCCAACATGGGCCCGAGGCCGGTGTACCGGCGCGAGCGCTGGACCACGCCCGACGGCGACTTCATCGACGTGGACCTGCGCCCGGCGGCCGACGCGCTGGCGCCCTGGCTGGTGCTGTTCCACGGCCTGGAGGGCTCCTCGGACAGCGCCTACGCCCGCGCCTTTGCCGAGGTGGCGGCCGAGCGGGGATGGTCCTACGCAGTGCCGCACTTCCGCGGCTGCTCGGGCGAGATCAACCAGGCCCCGCGGGCCTACCACTCGGGCGATTTCGAGGAGATGGGCTGGATCCTGGCCCGGTTGCGTGCGCGCAGTGGCCGGCCGCTGATGGTGGTGGGCATCTCGCTGGGCGGCAATGCGCTGCTGCGCTGGGCCGGCGAGGCCGGCGACACGGCGGCGGCCCAGGTGGCGGCGGTGGCGGCGGTGTGTTCACCGCTGGACCTGGCGGCGGGCGGCCATGCCATCGGCCGCGGCTTCAACCGGCAGGTCTACGGGCGCATGTTCCTCAGCACCATGAAGCCCAAGGCCCAGGCCAAGCTGCGCCAGCACCCCGGCCTGTTCGACGGTGAGCGCCTGCGCCGGGTGCGCACGCTCTATGAGTTCGACGACCTGTTCACCGCCCCCTTGCATGGTTTTCGGGGGGTGGAGGATTATTGGGCCCGGGCCTCGGCCAAGCCGCACCTGGCCCGCATCCGCGTGCCGGCCCTGGCCCTGAACGCCCGCAACGACCCCTTCGTGCCGGCCGCCAGCCTGCCGCAGGCCGATCAGGTGGGTCGGCACGTCACGCTGTGGCAGCCGACGCATGGCGGCCATGTGGGGTTTCCGGCGGGACGCTTCCCCGGCCATGTGCTGCACATGCCCGCCGCGGTGGCCGACTGGCTGGCGGCCCACGCCTGA